A region from the Drosophila takahashii strain IR98-3 E-12201 chromosome 2L, DtakHiC1v2, whole genome shotgun sequence genome encodes:
- the Flad2 gene encoding FAD synthase, giving the protein MLVKMKLPPRVWQRVWYNQLETRRLHVPPVEVKSLNDQLREKLKHSGELIKRAMTLYKPNEIMLCFNGGKDCTVLLDILAKVKPPSMPLGAVYVSCPDPFEELEKFVDDCAQRYGLQLRRFEGDLRMAFERLLAENPQVQAMFLGCRRSDPGGLNLGEMLPSDNGWPPMMRIFPLLDWSYHDIWRYIRVNDLPYCCLYDQGYTSLGDRRSTHVNPSLMVYDEKLDKMTYRAAYELEDSRLERANRDEHESKQ; this is encoded by the coding sequence ATGCTTGTTAAAATGAAATTGCCGCCTCGAGTTTGGCAAAGAGTGTGGTATAATCAGCTAGAAACTCGTCGCTTGCATGTTCCACCAGTTGAAGTGAAAAGTCTGAATGACCAATTGAGGGAAAAACTTAAGCACTCTGGAGAGTTGATAAAACGCGCAATGACTCTGTATAAGCCAAACGAAATTATGCTGTGCTTCAATGGCGGCAAGGATTGCACGGTCTTGCTGGATATTTTGGCAAAAGTGAAGCCTCCATCGATGCCACTGGGAGCGGTATACGTTAGCTGCCCAGATCCTTTCGAGGAACTGGAAAAGTTTGTCGACGATTGTGCTCAGCGGTATGGACTACAATTGCGGCGCTTCGAGGGAGACCTCAGGATGGCCTTCGAACGGCTTTTGGCCGAGAATCCCCAGGTGCAGGCAATGTTTCTCGGCTGTCGACGCAGCGATCCTGGGGGTTTGAATCTAGGTGAGATGCTACCCAGCGACAATGGATGGCCACCGATGATGCGAATCTTCCCGCTGCTCGATTGGAGCTACCACGACATTTGGAGATATATAAGGGTTAATGATCTGCCCTATTGCTGCCTCTACGATCAGGGATACACATCGCTAGGGGATCGCAGATCAACGCATGTGAATCCCAGTCTGATGGTTTACGACGAGAAGCTGGACAAGATGACCTACCGGGCGGCCTACGAATTGGAGGACAGCCGCCTGGAACGGGCCAACAGGGATGAGCATGAGTCCAAGCAATAA
- the LOC108061114 gene encoding uncharacterized protein isoform X2 encodes MEQWVTDTFYSYFPGFNNENQKRQNYLRERQRENQQNFLKHQMLHPPVTKHQRPGQVRKASQAAAVPAQTRSSQSSTSTSNHSTTDKTDIELIVNSNPNYVPPKIRPGTTTRQKLLQDLGHVELSNIVTGDGVMERNLRSAELETARKKDYQRDLMQQIDEKRRSIELIREKERRQEEALTRRLEAQLKTIQLEEQLEKERLRAERARIDSDQNRLMREQLLAKLEQDAQLLHVKETNNLAETPRTTRLKGRNNNASNISTEGNANRVYKYFSNSAHHEYRRGQPLPPAVELDFEVPQMAKIERECFHLCDKICPLCDEPLKSYESCCLRCQRKLALKLKQKEKPKRNGESGEIPGEDPEEGKEEAEDRDDGREEEADHNCQSSYALVCHKCERLYAMCTQCLAKSDVCRACQRERNVCMNCRRNLCSFCLEEVACGRDTERTHINDKETIREPSNNAFQVLELNYAVPPAKDSTDSNQADVSPPYSVNISRNSVFHADYKPTPVKPSILEQLPTTSGSANTSFELDSADEQAVERVRRQTDQRLSRYLKNYGDLATKQHQKVHRSKSDSRHRGTQTTPQSLARRDVVLREAAGHNLSMPLLREMPKMTRQETGAPLAENGQRKIDNLKKRWEVPAVQKFTVSTSSPKILTQVGAIRKQLQAARFFDDEVDPEDY; translated from the exons ATGGAGCAATGGGTTACGGACACATTTTATTCGTACTTTCCCGGCTTTAACAATGAAAATCAGAAGAGGCAGAATTATTTGCGTGAGCGACAGCGCGAGAACCAGCAGAACTTTCTCAAGCACCAG ATGCTCCATCCGCCGGTCACCAAGCATCAGCGACCGGGACAAGTGAGGAAGGCATCCCAGGCCGCTGCGGTTCCGGCACAAACCCGCTCCAGCCAATCCAGCACAAGCACCTCGAACCACAGCACAACGGATAAGACTGACATAGAGTTAATTGTAAATAGTAATCCCAACTATGTGCCGCCCAAGATTCGGCCAGGCACGACAACACGTCAAAAACTCCTCCAGGATCTGGGACATGTGGAGCTCTCGAATATTGTAACCGGGGATGGTGTTATGGAGCGCAATCTGCGAAGTGCCGAGCTGGAAACAGCTCGCAAAAAGGATTACCAGCGGGATTTGATGCAGCAAATCGATGAGAAACGCCGCTCCATAGAATTGATAAGGGAAAAAGAGCGACGTCAGGAGGAGGCGTTGACGAG GCGACTGGAGGCACAATTAAAGACAATACAGTTGGAGGAGCAGTTGGAAAAGGAGCGTCTGCGAGCTGAAAgg GCTCGCATCGACTCGGATCAGAACCGCTTGATGCGTGAACAGTTGTTGGCCAAGCTGGAACAGGATGCACAGTTGCTGCACGTTAAGGAGACGAACAATTTAGCCGAAACGCCAAGGACAACGCGTCTTAAAGGCAGGAACAACAACGCCAGTAATATCAGCACTGAAGGCAACGCCAACCGGGTGTACAAGTACTTCAGTAACTCGGCCCATCACGAGTACAGACGTGGCCAGCCTCTGCCGCCGGCCGTTGAGCTGGACTTTGAGGTGCCTCAAATGGCTAAGATCGAGCGCGAGTGCTTCCATCTCTGCGATAAAATATGTCCGCTCTGTGATGAGCCTTTGAAGAGCTACGAAAGCTGCTGTCTGCGATGCCAGCGGAAACTGGCCCTGAAGCTCAAGCAAAAGGAAAAGCCCAAGCGAAATGGAGAAAGTGGAGAGATTCCAGGAGAAGACCCAGAGGAGGGCAAGGAGGAGGCCGAGGACCGTGATGATGGACGGGAGGAGGAAGCAGACCATAACTGCCAGAGCAGCTACGCTTTGGTGTGTCACAAGTGTGAGCGCCTGTATGCCATGTGCACCCAGTGCCTGGCCAAAAGCGATGTCTGTCGGGCGTGCCAGCGTGAGCGCAATGTCTGCATGAACTGTCGCCGCAATCTGTGCTCCTTTTGCCTCGAGGAGGTTGCTTGCGGCAGGGACACCGAGCGCACGCATATTAATGACAAGGAAACCATTAGGGAGCCTTCAAACAACGCCTTTCAAGTCCTGGAACTAAACTATGCTGTTCCGCCGGCCAAGGATTCCACGGACAGTAATCAAGCCGATGTCTCGCCTCCGTACTCCGTTAACATATCGCGCAACTCGGTATTCCATGCCGATTATAAGCCTACGCCTGTTAAACCGTCCATCCTCGAACAACTGCCGACGACCTCGGGGAGTGCCAACACCAGTTTCGAGCTAGACAGCGCCGACGAGCAGGCTGTGGAGCGGGTGCGACGTCAAACGGATCAGCGCTTGTCCCGCTACCTCAAGAACTACGGCGATCTGGCCACCAAGCAGCACCAGAAGGTGCACAGAAGCAAGAGCGATTCCCGTCATCGGGGCACTCAAACGACACCCCAGTCATTGGCCAGAAGGGATGTTGTCCTCAGGGAGGCGGCTGGTCACAATCTTTCGATGCCTCTGCTGCGCGAGATGCCCAAAATGACGCGGCAGGAGACGGGCGCACCCTTGGCTGAAAACGGTCAGCGCAAGATTGACAACCTAAAAAAGCGCTGGGAG GTGCCTGCCGTGCAAAAGTTCACCGTTTCAACATCATCGCCTAAAATCCTTACCCAAGTGGGAGCCATAAGAAAACAGTTACAGGCGGCGCGATTCTTTGATGATGAAGTTGATCCGGAAGATTATTAA
- the Vm34Ca gene encoding vitelline membrane protein Vm34Ca, whose product MKCIAIISTICLLAAFVAADKEEKMLGSSYGGGYGKPAAAPAPQAYAAPAAPAPQAYAAPAPSYAPASIPAPPCPKNYLFSCQPNLAPVPCSAPAPSYGSAGAYSQYAPVYAPQPIQW is encoded by the coding sequence ATGAAGTGCATCGCCATCATCTCCACCATCTGCCTGCTGGCCGCTTTCGTTGCCGCCGATAAGGAGGAAAAGATGCTCGGCTCGTCCTACGGCGGTGGCTACGGCAAGCCCGCCGCTGCTCCCGCTCCTCAGGCCtacgctgctcctgctgctcccgcTCCCCAGGCCTACGCTGCCCCGGCTCCATCCTACGCTCCGGCCTCGATCCCGGCTCCTCCCTGCCCCAAGAACTACCTGTTCAGCTGCCAGCCCAACCTGGCCCCAGTGCCATGCAGCGCCCCAGCTCCCAGCTACGGATCCGCCGGTGCCTACTCGCAGTACGCCCCCGTCTACGCCCCTCAGCCCATCCAGTGGTAA